In the Octadecabacter sp. SW4 genome, one interval contains:
- the lepB gene encoding signal peptidase I, whose amino-acid sequence MSETSSLWGTIKETIKTVVYALLIAGAFRTLLFQPFWIPSASMKDTLLIGDFLFVNKMAYGYSYASCPSIIIPRIGLDVDAEDFCGVFKSDEDDTSGGNRLFGSMPDRGDVVVFRHPVTGRDFIKRLIGLPGDRIQMRNSVLYVNDEAVTLEDAGTFVETMERQGPQGNLPRCRNGAVGMGADCEKTRQTETLPGGVSHDILNIGTTALDNTGVFTVPEGHFFFMGDNRDNSTDSRVPQNARGVGFVPFEDIVGRADRIMFSSAGRSMLAFWTWRSDRYFKAIE is encoded by the coding sequence ATGTCCGAAACTTCGAGCCTTTGGGGCACCATCAAGGAAACCATCAAAACGGTGGTTTACGCCCTGTTGATCGCAGGTGCCTTTCGCACGCTGCTGTTCCAGCCGTTCTGGATTCCATCGGCGTCGATGAAAGACACGCTGCTGATCGGTGATTTTCTGTTCGTAAACAAAATGGCCTATGGCTATTCCTATGCATCCTGCCCCAGCATCATCATTCCGCGCATCGGTCTTGATGTGGACGCCGAAGATTTCTGCGGCGTGTTCAAGAGCGACGAGGACGACACCAGCGGCGGCAACCGATTGTTTGGCTCTATGCCTGACCGCGGCGATGTTGTCGTTTTTCGCCACCCCGTCACGGGGCGCGATTTCATCAAGCGCCTGATCGGCCTGCCCGGCGACCGTATCCAGATGCGCAACAGCGTTCTTTATGTCAACGATGAGGCAGTCACACTTGAGGACGCAGGCACGTTCGTCGAAACGATGGAGCGCCAAGGCCCGCAAGGAAACCTGCCGCGCTGCCGCAATGGTGCCGTGGGCATGGGCGCGGATTGCGAAAAGACCCGCCAGACCGAAACGCTGCCCGGCGGTGTCAGCCATGACATCCTCAATATTGGCACCACGGCCCTTGATAATACCGGCGTCTTTACGGTGCCCGAGGGGCATTTCTTTTTCATGGGTGACAACCGTGACAATTCCACCGACAGCCGCGTTCCACAAAACGCCCGTGGCGTGGGTTTCGTGCCGTTCGAGGATATCGTTGGCCGCGCGGATCGCATCATGTTCTCGTCTGCCGGGCGTTCGATGCTGGCGTTCTGGACATGGCGCAGTGACCGTTATTTCAAGGCGATTGAGTGA
- the era gene encoding GTPase Era, which produces MNDAPTSAGFVALIGEPNAGKSTLLNRMVGAKVSIVTHKVQTTRARIRGVAMDGAAQIVFVDTPGLFAPRRRLDRAMVAAAWSGAADADVIVLMIEAHRGITPGVEAILEKLAEVGEGRTVALAINKIDRVKSEQLLELTQRMNDRYAFADTFMISAEKGHGCDTLRAWLADKMPKGPWLYPEDQIADLPLRMIAAEVTREKLTLRLHQELPYQLTVETENWEERKDGSAKIDQVVYVMRDGHKGIVLGNKGETIKAVGKAAREELVEFLGRKVHLFLQVKVRPNWLEESERYSEMGLDFKDGNA; this is translated from the coding sequence ATGAACGATGCGCCCACCTCAGCCGGATTTGTCGCCCTGATTGGTGAACCCAACGCCGGAAAATCAACGCTGCTGAATCGTATGGTTGGCGCCAAGGTGTCAATCGTGACCCACAAGGTGCAAACCACGCGTGCCCGCATCCGAGGTGTCGCGATGGACGGTGCCGCACAGATTGTTTTTGTCGATACGCCGGGCCTGTTCGCCCCCCGCCGCCGCCTTGACCGCGCTATGGTCGCCGCCGCCTGGAGCGGGGCTGCGGATGCAGACGTGATCGTGCTGATGATCGAGGCCCATCGCGGGATCACCCCGGGCGTCGAGGCGATCCTGGAGAAATTGGCCGAAGTTGGTGAGGGGCGCACAGTTGCACTTGCGATCAACAAGATCGACCGCGTGAAATCGGAACAGCTGTTGGAACTTACGCAGCGAATGAACGACCGCTACGCTTTTGCCGACACCTTTATGATCTCGGCGGAAAAGGGCCACGGGTGTGATACCCTGCGCGCATGGCTGGCTGACAAAATGCCCAAAGGACCGTGGCTTTATCCCGAAGATCAAATCGCCGACCTGCCGCTGCGCATGATCGCCGCTGAAGTGACGCGCGAAAAGCTGACCCTGCGCTTGCATCAGGAATTGCCCTATCAGTTGACCGTCGAAACCGAAAACTGGGAAGAACGCAAAGACGGATCGGCCAAGATTGATCAGGTTGTTTACGTCATGCGCGACGGGCACAAAGGGATCGTGCTGGGCAACAAGGGCGAGACCATCAAGGCGGTGGGCAAGGCCGCGCGCGAGGAACTGGTCGAATTTCTGGGCCGCAAGGTGCATCTATTCCTGCAAGTGAAGGTCCGCCCGAACTGGCTTGAGGAAAGCGAACGCTATTCCGAAATGGGCCTTGATTTCAAAGACGGAAATGCATGA
- a CDS encoding Dabb family protein encodes MIAHCVMLNLREDHDAGELAQIMQGLAALVGTIDGFTGFEHGPNIDLEGKSPDFAVGFVGRFTSRAALETYAADPRHRALGARLVAQCAGGGDGITVFDIESRS; translated from the coding sequence ATGATTGCGCATTGTGTCATGCTGAACCTGCGTGAAGATCACGACGCAGGCGAATTGGCGCAGATCATGCAGGGGCTTGCTGCCCTTGTGGGCACGATCGACGGATTTACCGGTTTCGAACACGGGCCGAACATTGATTTGGAAGGCAAATCACCTGATTTCGCCGTAGGGTTTGTGGGGCGTTTTACCAGCCGGGCCGCGTTGGAAACCTACGCCGCCGATCCACGCCATCGCGCCCTTGGCGCGCGCCTGGTTGCGCAATGTGCGGGCGGCGGTGACGGTATCACGGTCTTTGATATCGAGAGCAGATCATGA
- the acpS gene encoding holo-ACP synthase: MILGIGTDLANIERIQGTLDRFGDRFRNRVFTDVEQRKAERRRDVAGTYAKRWAAKEACSKALGTGLRMGISWKDMAVSNLRSGQPVMAVTGWAAERLAKMTPAGHEAIIHVTLTDDHPWAQAFVVIEARPIA; the protein is encoded by the coding sequence ATGATTCTGGGTATCGGCACTGACCTCGCGAATATCGAGCGTATTCAAGGCACGCTTGACCGCTTTGGCGACCGGTTTCGCAATCGTGTTTTCACCGATGTTGAACAGCGCAAGGCCGAACGCCGCCGTGACGTCGCGGGCACCTACGCCAAACGCTGGGCCGCCAAGGAGGCTTGCTCCAAGGCGCTGGGCACGGGTCTGCGCATGGGGATCTCCTGGAAGGACATGGCCGTGTCTAATCTGCGCAGCGGACAACCCGTCATGGCCGTAACGGGATGGGCTGCCGAACGCCTTGCGAAAATGACTCCCGCTGGCCACGAGGCCATCATTCACGTGACTTTGACCGACGATCACCCCTGGGCGCAGGCCTTTGTCGTGATCGAGGCACGCCCCATCGCTTGA
- the rnc gene encoding ribonuclease III translates to MKLAADLNAFARTLGHDFAKPELLVRAVTHSSMATAHRDDNQRLEFLGDRVLNLVIADAIFAADPSAAEGELAVRYNYLVRKETCADVAREWGLGEVLKIGRSEMKSGGRRKTAILGDALEAVIAAIYLDAGLDAVRAVILRIWGERISTAATESKDAKTALQEWAQARGIQPPKYTEISREGPDHAPVFLIEARLETGEAAQASDTPKRLAEQAAAEALLQKVSP, encoded by the coding sequence GTGAAACTGGCCGCTGATCTGAACGCCTTTGCGCGCACCCTTGGTCATGATTTCGCCAAGCCGGAATTGTTGGTGCGCGCCGTCACCCATTCGTCGATGGCAACAGCGCATCGTGACGACAATCAGCGGCTTGAATTTCTTGGGGACCGGGTGCTGAACCTGGTCATTGCCGACGCAATCTTTGCCGCTGACCCAAGCGCGGCCGAAGGCGAACTGGCCGTGCGCTATAACTACCTTGTGCGCAAGGAAACCTGCGCAGATGTGGCGCGCGAATGGGGCTTGGGCGAGGTGCTGAAAATCGGCCGCTCCGAGATGAAAAGCGGTGGACGACGCAAGACGGCGATCCTTGGGGATGCGCTTGAGGCGGTGATTGCCGCGATCTATCTGGATGCAGGCCTTGATGCGGTGCGCGCCGTGATTCTGCGAATCTGGGGCGAGCGGATTTCAACAGCCGCGACCGAATCCAAGGATGCCAAGACCGCATTGCAGGAATGGGCGCAGGCGCGTGGTATCCAGCCGCCAAAATATACTGAAATCAGCCGCGAAGGACCGGATCACGCTCCGGTTTTCCTGATCGAAGCGCGCCTTGAAACGGGCGAGGCCGCACAGGCGAGCGACACTCCCAAACGCCTTGCCGAACAGGCCGCCGCCGAGGCACTTTTGCAGAAAGTCAGCCCATGA